Proteins from a genomic interval of Gemmatimonadaceae bacterium:
- a CDS encoding sugar ABC transporter ATP-binding protein, with protein sequence MRNNQRSAAAVSFEQITKHFVGVQALDGVSLDVAEGSCHALCGENGAGKSTLGKILAGIHQPDAGRVLVRGVEVHFNSPRDALAAGVGMVHQELAFCENMTVAENLSLGSMPSRLGFVDRKAMDERGCAMLAEIGADLDVSRPMSDLTIAQQQLVQIATAVCGGATIIVFDEPTSSLSQAEADRLYRLIETLKARGVTCIYVSHRMPEIYRLCDTITVLRDGRHVATRPAAQLGESELVSLMIGRSLGEYLPESGDRPKGKELLRVERLSVSGKFRDVSFALHAGEIVGLAGLVGAGRSEIACTVFGLETPASGTIYVDGEPRRIRDAKDAIRHGLGLVPEDRKRQGLVLGESGLHNTSLPILGRLSRLGFVKRGEEEALTASYFSRLRVRTPSLDALVAGLSGGNQQKIVIARWLAANSRILMLDEPTRGVDVGAKAEIHALVRELAARGNAVLLISSELPEVISLSHRILVMRQGQIVAEVAGQSATQDGLLRLMAGVDQIGAGAVQQN encoded by the coding sequence GTGAGGAACAATCAACGTTCGGCCGCGGCAGTCAGCTTCGAGCAGATCACCAAACACTTCGTTGGTGTCCAAGCCCTCGATGGCGTCTCACTCGACGTCGCCGAGGGCTCGTGCCACGCGTTGTGCGGCGAGAACGGCGCGGGCAAGAGCACGCTCGGCAAAATTCTCGCGGGCATTCACCAGCCGGACGCCGGCCGTGTACTCGTACGCGGAGTTGAAGTGCACTTCAACTCACCGCGCGACGCGCTCGCTGCCGGCGTCGGGATGGTGCATCAGGAGCTCGCCTTCTGCGAGAACATGACGGTGGCCGAGAATCTGTCGCTCGGCAGCATGCCGTCGCGGCTCGGATTCGTCGATCGCAAAGCGATGGACGAGCGCGGCTGCGCGATGCTCGCCGAAATCGGCGCGGATCTCGATGTGTCGCGGCCGATGAGCGACCTGACGATCGCGCAGCAGCAGCTCGTGCAGATCGCGACGGCAGTGTGCGGCGGCGCGACGATCATCGTGTTCGACGAGCCGACAAGCAGTCTGAGCCAGGCCGAAGCCGATCGGCTGTATCGGCTGATCGAAACGCTCAAGGCGCGCGGCGTGACGTGCATCTACGTGTCGCATCGCATGCCGGAGATCTATCGGCTGTGCGACACGATCACCGTGTTGCGCGACGGCCGGCATGTCGCGACGCGCCCGGCCGCGCAGCTCGGCGAATCGGAGCTGGTGTCGCTGATGATCGGGCGTTCGCTGGGAGAGTATCTCCCCGAAAGCGGGGATCGCCCGAAGGGAAAGGAGTTGCTCCGCGTCGAGCGACTGAGCGTCTCGGGAAAGTTTCGCGACGTGAGCTTCGCGTTGCATGCAGGCGAGATAGTCGGGTTGGCGGGTCTCGTGGGTGCGGGGCGATCGGAGATCGCGTGCACGGTGTTCGGGCTCGAGACGCCGGCGTCAGGGACGATTTACGTCGACGGCGAGCCGCGACGCATTCGCGACGCCAAGGATGCCATCCGACACGGCTTGGGCCTCGTGCCCGAAGATCGCAAGCGGCAAGGTCTCGTGCTCGGTGAGAGCGGCTTGCACAACACCTCGCTCCCCATTCTCGGCCGGTTGTCTCGCCTGGGATTCGTGAAGCGCGGCGAGGAGGAGGCGCTCACGGCGTCGTATTTCTCGAGACTGCGCGTGCGAACGCCGAGTCTCGATGCGCTCGTCGCCGGACTATCGGGCGGAAACCAGCAGAAGATCGTGATCGCGCGCTGGCTCGCGGCGAATTCGAGAATACTCATGCTCGACGAGCCGACGCGCGGCGTGGACGTCGGCGCGAAGGCGGAGATTCACGCGTTGGTGCGCGAGCTGGCGGCACGCGGCAATGCGGTGTTGTTGATCTCGAGCGAGCTGCCGGAGGTGATTTCGTTGTCGCACCGCATTCTGGTCATGCGACAAGGGCAGATCGTGGCCGAGGTGGCCGGGCAGAGTGCGACGCAGGATGGGCTGTTGCGGCTAATGGCTGGGGTCGACCAGATCGGCGCTGGAGCCGTGCAACAGAACTAA
- a CDS encoding substrate-binding domain-containing protein codes for MRFRMTALFAAASVGALACAKSDNKPDSARQAGAPAASAAKNDNVLHIAMIAKSSNNPVFLAARTGAEAAAKELGDQYHMSIDIRWLTPPTEDGQVQAQRIQQAVNDGADAILISCSDAGKVTGAINDAVDRGIPVMTFDSDAPQSKRFAYYGVDDIKTGQMTMAELATLMNGKGKVAILAGNQNAPNLQHRVQGAKDEAAKHPGMQVIGVFNHVETAQDAAAEVVRVDNAYPDIQGWAMIGGWPLFAQSLLTDQNFSKLKVASVDALPAQLAYVDKGVVPVLLAQPVYKWGYEGVKTIVDKVHNKKDVPQIIPMDLVRVTKTNLGDWARQLKAWGFTDVDQKYLAMK; via the coding sequence ATGCGATTTCGAATGACAGCGCTGTTCGCGGCTGCGTCGGTTGGCGCGCTCGCCTGCGCGAAGAGCGACAACAAGCCTGACTCGGCGCGTCAGGCCGGTGCGCCGGCCGCGAGCGCGGCGAAGAACGACAACGTGCTGCACATCGCGATGATCGCGAAGAGCTCGAACAATCCCGTGTTCCTCGCCGCGCGCACCGGCGCGGAAGCGGCGGCGAAGGAGCTGGGCGATCAGTATCACATGTCGATCGACATCCGATGGCTCACGCCGCCGACGGAAGATGGACAGGTCCAGGCACAACGCATTCAGCAGGCAGTGAACGACGGCGCCGACGCGATTCTGATCTCATGCTCCGATGCCGGCAAGGTCACGGGCGCCATCAATGATGCCGTGGATCGTGGCATTCCCGTCATGACGTTCGACAGCGATGCGCCGCAATCGAAGCGATTCGCCTACTACGGTGTCGACGACATCAAGACCGGCCAGATGACGATGGCCGAGCTCGCGACGTTGATGAATGGCAAAGGCAAGGTCGCCATTCTCGCCGGCAACCAGAACGCGCCGAACCTGCAGCATCGCGTTCAGGGCGCGAAGGACGAGGCGGCGAAGCATCCGGGGATGCAGGTCATTGGCGTGTTCAATCACGTCGAGACGGCGCAGGACGCGGCGGCCGAGGTCGTGCGCGTCGACAACGCCTATCCCGACATTCAGGGTTGGGCGATGATCGGCGGCTGGCCGCTGTTCGCGCAGTCGCTGCTCACCGATCAGAATTTCTCAAAGTTGAAAGTCGCCTCGGTCGACGCGCTGCCGGCGCAGCTCGCGTACGTCGACAAGGGCGTCGTGCCCGTGCTGCTCGCGCAGCCGGTGTACAAGTGGGGCTACGAAGGTGTGAAAACGATCGTCGACAAGGTGCACAACAAGAAGGACGTCCCGCAGATCATTCCGATGGATCTCGTTCGCGTCACCAAAACGAATCTTGGCGACTGGGCGCGGCAGCTCAAGGCGTGGGGCTTTACCGACGTCGATCAGAAATATCTAGCAATGAAGTAA
- a CDS encoding ABC transporter permease yields MTLPSVLTRRFFASQETGLLIVVTIVVVTLAAAAGSHADRLTGETVNNFLNSNTLIQVATDASFFAIMAIGATIVIISGGIDLSVGSIYALAGVSMALALRALGPASQPTIVIVGLVTSLGVGLLCGILNGLLVVGLRVHPFIVTLGTMWVLRGIAFVATKAESILVPFQLTGVTKASLGLRGGLYPVPMLVMIAMTVLGWLYLTRTVMGRHIFAFGGNIEASRFAGLSLGRIQLGVFAVSGLTAGLAAFLGASFYGSASSGDGQGYELYVIAAAVVGGASLIGGKGSAIGAMLGALLIVLIRQSIRTLHMDQNYEWIVIGCAIIVAVVIDRWSAGVTSRRLSRSTQLASPPVST; encoded by the coding sequence ATGACGCTTCCGTCGGTGCTCACGCGGCGCTTCTTCGCGTCGCAGGAGACGGGGTTGCTCATCGTCGTCACGATTGTCGTGGTGACGCTCGCCGCGGCGGCGGGCAGCCATGCGGACCGGCTGACCGGCGAGACGGTGAACAACTTTCTGAATTCAAATACGCTCATCCAGGTCGCGACCGACGCCAGCTTCTTCGCGATCATGGCGATCGGCGCGACGATCGTCATCATCTCGGGCGGCATCGATCTGTCGGTCGGGTCGATCTACGCGCTGGCCGGGGTCAGCATGGCGCTGGCGTTGCGCGCGCTCGGGCCGGCCAGCCAACCTACTATCGTCATAGTGGGCTTGGTCACGTCGCTGGGCGTCGGTCTGCTGTGCGGCATTCTCAATGGACTGCTCGTGGTCGGCCTCCGCGTGCATCCGTTCATCGTCACGCTCGGCACGATGTGGGTGCTGCGCGGCATCGCGTTCGTCGCCACGAAGGCCGAGAGCATTCTCGTTCCATTTCAATTGACCGGCGTCACCAAGGCGTCGCTCGGACTGCGCGGTGGACTGTACCCCGTGCCGATGCTCGTCATGATCGCCATGACCGTGCTCGGCTGGCTCTATCTCACGCGCACGGTGATGGGGCGGCACATCTTCGCGTTCGGCGGCAACATCGAGGCGAGCCGTTTCGCCGGCCTGTCGCTCGGACGAATTCAGCTTGGTGTCTTCGCCGTGTCGGGACTCACGGCCGGACTGGCCGCGTTTCTTGGCGCGAGCTTCTACGGCTCCGCATCGTCGGGCGACGGACAGGGCTACGAGTTGTATGTCATCGCGGCGGCGGTCGTGGGAGGCGCAAGCCTCATCGGCGGCAAAGGCAGCGCGATCGGCGCCATGCTTGGCGCGCTGCTCATCGTGCTCATTCGGCAGTCGATCCGCACGCTGCACATGGATCAGAACTACGAGTGGATCGTGATCGGCTGTGCGATCATCGTCGCGGTTGTGATCGATCGTTGGAGCGCGGGCGTGACGTCGCGCCGGTTGAGCCGAAGTACACAGTTGGCATCGCCCCCCGTGTCAACCTGA
- the xylB gene encoding xylulokinase, whose amino-acid sequence MADPLFLGLDVGTSGVKAVLVAPTGDVVASATMPLTLSTPQPGWAEQDPDAWWEASVASIKAVRERANGAHIAAVGISGQMHSSVFLDRTGNVIRPALLWCDGRTTEQCREIEQSVGGESRLRDLASNPALEGFTLPKVLWLRQHEPQAFARLATVLLAKDYIRFRLTGELATEPSDASATLMFDTAHVRWSNDIMHAVSLDEAILPRVGGSSEVLGRVNAHGASASGLPVGTPVVGGGADNACGAAGVGVVALGDAVASWGTSGTLLAPLAEPSVDPQLRAHTFCHVAPNVWYLMGVVLSAGGAFAWYRDQLARDVAGHPDANQRLNDEAATIQPGAEGVTFLPYLQGERTPHRNVQARGAFLGLSLAHTRAHLTRAVLEGVCFALRDSLSILQSLGLRPNELLVTGGGARSEFVRRLQADVFGVPVTTVNREEGPAYGAALLAAVGAGAFPDLGAAARATLTRQPPEKPSVQAHRAYDVPYARFRESYRA is encoded by the coding sequence GTGGCCGATCCGCTCTTCCTGGGCCTCGATGTCGGGACGAGTGGCGTGAAAGCCGTGCTCGTCGCGCCCACGGGCGACGTCGTCGCGTCGGCGACCATGCCGCTCACGCTCTCGACTCCGCAGCCCGGATGGGCGGAGCAGGATCCTGATGCGTGGTGGGAGGCGAGCGTTGCATCGATCAAGGCGGTGCGCGAGCGCGCGAATGGCGCACATATCGCCGCGGTTGGGATCTCGGGACAGATGCACTCATCGGTGTTCCTCGACCGCACGGGCAACGTGATTCGCCCCGCATTGCTCTGGTGCGACGGAAGAACGACCGAACAGTGTCGCGAGATCGAGCAGAGCGTCGGCGGCGAATCGCGCTTGCGCGATCTCGCGTCGAATCCCGCGCTCGAGGGCTTCACGCTCCCGAAGGTGTTGTGGCTTCGGCAACATGAGCCTCAGGCATTCGCGCGACTGGCCACGGTGCTGCTCGCGAAGGACTACATTCGCTTTCGATTGACCGGCGAGCTCGCGACCGAACCATCCGACGCATCGGCCACGCTGATGTTCGATACCGCGCACGTGCGTTGGAGCAACGACATCATGCACGCGGTCAGCTTGGATGAAGCGATTCTGCCGCGCGTCGGAGGTTCTTCCGAAGTGCTGGGCCGCGTCAACGCGCACGGTGCGAGCGCGAGCGGTCTTCCCGTTGGGACGCCGGTCGTCGGCGGCGGCGCGGACAACGCATGCGGAGCGGCAGGCGTTGGCGTCGTCGCGCTAGGCGACGCCGTGGCGAGTTGGGGCACGTCGGGCACTTTGCTGGCTCCGCTCGCTGAGCCGAGTGTGGATCCACAGCTTCGCGCGCATACGTTCTGTCATGTGGCGCCGAACGTGTGGTACTTGATGGGTGTCGTGCTCAGCGCCGGCGGAGCGTTCGCGTGGTATCGCGACCAGCTTGCGCGCGACGTGGCGGGGCACCCCGACGCGAACCAACGCCTCAATGACGAAGCCGCGACGATTCAGCCAGGCGCCGAGGGCGTGACGTTTCTGCCGTATCTCCAGGGTGAGCGTACGCCGCATCGCAACGTTCAGGCGCGCGGCGCTTTCCTGGGCCTGAGTCTCGCGCACACGCGCGCGCATCTCACGCGGGCGGTGCTCGAGGGTGTATGCTTTGCGCTTCGTGATTCGCTTTCCATTCTGCAATCGCTCGGTCTCAGGCCAAACGAGCTGCTGGTTACCGGCGGCGGGGCACGCAGCGAGTTCGTGCGCCGGCTGCAGGCCGACGTGTTTGGGGTACCCGTGACGACCGTGAACCGCGAAGAAGGACCGGCGTACGGCGCGGCACTGCTCGCCGCCGTTGGTGCCGGCGCATTTCCCGATCTCGGCGCGGCGGCGCGCGCGACGTTGACGCGGCAGCCCCCGGAGAAGCCTTCGGTCCAGGCGCATCGGGCGTACGATGTACCGTACGCGCGCTTCAGAGAGAGCTACCGCGCATGA
- the xylA gene encoding xylose isomerase, whose amino-acid sequence MTTPYTPRPEHHFTFGLWTVGNIGRDPFGDPVRAPIAPTRIVEKLAELGAYGVNLHDNDLVPRDASAADRDRIVKEFKKALADNGMRVPMATTNLFGDPVFRDGAFTSNDARVRRYALQKTMRSIDLGVELGAETYVFWGGREGVETNAAKDAREAVKWFRDAINFLCEYVRAQKYSLKFALEPKPNEPRGDIYLPTIGHMLAFIYTLDHPDMVGLNPEVAHDQMAGLDFAHGVAQALEAGKLFHIDLNAQKPGRFDQDLRFGSEDVKAAFFLVKLLEDAGWKGMRHFDSHAYRTEDEAGVWDFAAGSMRTYLILEEKVARFNADAEIQGMLRELGTRGAAPGQRIRYSDGEARSIRDERFDLDAMRSAGYAYERLDQLTMELLLGVR is encoded by the coding sequence ATGACCACCCCCTACACCCCACGCCCCGAACACCACTTCACCTTCGGCCTCTGGACGGTCGGCAACATCGGCCGCGATCCGTTCGGCGATCCCGTCCGCGCACCGATCGCGCCGACGCGCATCGTCGAGAAACTGGCCGAGCTTGGCGCCTATGGCGTGAACCTGCACGACAACGATCTCGTGCCGCGCGATGCGTCCGCGGCCGATCGCGATCGCATCGTGAAGGAGTTCAAGAAGGCGCTGGCCGACAACGGTATGCGCGTGCCGATGGCGACCACGAATCTCTTCGGCGATCCGGTCTTTCGCGACGGCGCGTTCACCAGCAACGATGCACGAGTCCGTCGCTACGCGCTCCAAAAGACGATGCGCTCCATCGACCTGGGCGTCGAGCTCGGAGCGGAGACGTACGTGTTCTGGGGCGGACGCGAAGGCGTCGAGACGAACGCGGCGAAAGACGCGCGGGAAGCGGTGAAGTGGTTCCGCGACGCGATCAACTTCCTGTGCGAGTACGTGCGTGCGCAGAAGTATTCTCTAAAGTTCGCGCTCGAGCCAAAGCCCAACGAGCCGCGCGGCGACATCTATCTGCCGACGATCGGCCACATGCTCGCGTTCATCTACACGCTCGACCATCCCGACATGGTCGGCCTCAACCCGGAGGTCGCGCACGATCAGATGGCGGGGCTCGACTTTGCGCACGGCGTGGCGCAGGCGCTCGAGGCCGGGAAGCTGTTTCATATCGACCTCAATGCCCAGAAGCCTGGCCGTTTCGATCAGGACCTACGCTTCGGCAGCGAGGACGTGAAAGCGGCATTCTTTCTGGTCAAGCTGCTCGAGGACGCGGGCTGGAAAGGCATGCGTCACTTCGACAGTCATGCGTACCGCACCGAGGACGAAGCCGGCGTGTGGGATTTCGCCGCCGGAAGCATGCGCACCTATCTCATTCTCGAGGAGAAGGTCGCGCGCTTCAATGCCGACGCCGAGATCCAGGGCATGTTGCGCGAGCTCGGAACGCGCGGGGCGGCGCCCGGCCAACGGATTCGCTACAGCGACGGCGAAGCGCGTTCGATACGCGACGAGCGATTCGACCTCGATGCAATGCGCTCCGCCGGATACGCGTATGAGCGCCTCGATCAGCTGACGATGGAATTGCTGCTCGGAGTTCGGTAG
- a CDS encoding alpha-glucuronidase family glycosyl hydrolase, which produces MWRARSLVFGFALFAAPASKRPPAESGYDLWLRYARVDDPALLREYRQAFAHVSVDSNSPTMDVVRAELSRGLRGLLDTTVIVDGDDRHAGLIVGLPVSANVARDGFSITRDVNDGRTVTTIRASSDLGALYGTFAFLRELAMHRPLNALAMASAPHVRRRVLDHWDNLDGSVERGYAGRSLWEWDKLPAVISPRYVDYARANASIGINGAVLTNVNANAQVLTKAYLEKVAALANVFRPYGIIVYLTARFSAPIEIGGLKTADPLDAGVRAWWRDKVNEIYQYVPDFGGFLVKANSERQPGPQDYHRTHADGANMLADALAPHGGVVMWRAFVYSNDVPTDRVKQAYDEFKPLDGAFRANVLLQTKNGPLDFQPREPFHPLFGAMPKTAQMVEFQITKEYLGEDTHLVYLAPLFSEVLSADTYANGPGSTVARVVDGRLDGPRETGMAGVSNIGSDSNWTGSQFNQANWYAFGRLAWLDTLSPATIADEWIRQTFSNDADIVRSIEHIMLVSREAVVNYMTPLGLAHIMGSNHHYGPAPWVRLARADWSPVYFHRADSVGVGFDRTATGSDAVAQYFPPVRDRYANRATVPDSLLLWFHHVGWTERLRSGRTLWDELALHYQAGVDTVRSMGRQWNALDGRIDDRRFAETQRDLSIQEREARWWRDAVLQYFGTFSHLPLPTGVEPPAHDLKYYMAVPCPKDPRKPRCDEVP; this is translated from the coding sequence ATGTGGCGCGCCCGTTCGCTGGTCTTCGGGTTCGCGCTGTTCGCCGCGCCGGCTAGCAAAAGGCCGCCCGCCGAATCCGGCTACGATCTGTGGTTGCGCTACGCGCGCGTGGACGATCCCGCGCTGCTGCGCGAGTATCGCCAGGCGTTCGCGCATGTGAGCGTGGATTCGAATTCGCCAACGATGGACGTCGTGCGCGCGGAGCTGTCGCGCGGATTGCGTGGACTCCTCGACACGACGGTGATCGTCGATGGCGACGATCGACACGCGGGCCTCATCGTCGGGCTGCCGGTTTCGGCCAACGTGGCGCGCGACGGCTTCAGCATCACGCGCGACGTGAACGACGGACGCACCGTCACGACGATTCGCGCGAGCTCCGACTTGGGCGCGCTGTATGGCACGTTCGCGTTCCTGCGCGAGCTCGCGATGCACCGTCCGTTGAATGCGCTGGCGATGGCCAGCGCACCGCACGTGCGGCGTCGTGTGCTCGACCACTGGGACAATCTCGACGGCTCGGTCGAACGCGGATACGCCGGCCGTTCGTTGTGGGAGTGGGACAAGCTTCCCGCCGTGATCTCGCCGCGCTACGTCGACTATGCGCGCGCGAACGCGTCGATCGGCATCAACGGCGCCGTGCTCACGAACGTCAACGCGAATGCGCAGGTGCTGACGAAAGCATATCTCGAGAAGGTCGCGGCGCTCGCAAACGTGTTTCGGCCCTATGGAATCATCGTGTATCTCACGGCGCGATTCAGTGCGCCAATCGAAATTGGCGGGCTGAAGACGGCCGATCCGCTCGACGCCGGCGTGCGCGCGTGGTGGCGCGACAAGGTGAACGAGATCTACCAGTACGTGCCCGACTTCGGCGGCTTTCTCGTCAAAGCGAACTCGGAACGACAACCAGGTCCGCAAGACTATCATCGAACGCACGCCGACGGCGCGAACATGCTGGCCGACGCGCTCGCACCGCATGGCGGCGTCGTGATGTGGCGCGCGTTCGTCTACAGCAACGACGTGCCGACGGACCGCGTCAAGCAAGCGTATGACGAGTTCAAGCCGCTCGACGGCGCGTTTCGCGCGAATGTCCTGCTGCAGACCAAGAATGGGCCGCTCGACTTTCAGCCGCGCGAGCCGTTTCATCCGCTGTTCGGCGCGATGCCGAAAACAGCCCAGATGGTCGAATTCCAGATTACTAAAGAATACCTCGGCGAAGATACCCATCTCGTATATCTCGCGCCGTTGTTCAGCGAAGTGTTGTCCGCCGATACCTACGCGAACGGCCCCGGCTCGACGGTCGCGCGGGTCGTCGACGGGCGATTGGATGGACCGCGCGAGACCGGCATGGCGGGCGTGTCAAACATCGGCAGCGACAGCAACTGGACCGGCTCGCAATTCAACCAAGCGAACTGGTACGCGTTCGGGCGTCTGGCGTGGCTCGATACGCTGTCTCCCGCGACGATCGCCGACGAGTGGATTCGCCAGACCTTTTCGAACGACGCCGACATCGTCCGGAGCATCGAGCACATCATGCTGGTCTCGCGCGAGGCGGTCGTGAATTACATGACGCCGCTCGGCCTCGCGCACATCATGGGCTCGAACCATCACTATGGGCCCGCGCCATGGGTGCGGTTGGCGCGCGCCGACTGGTCGCCCGTCTATTTCCATCGCGCCGATTCCGTGGGCGTCGGGTTCGATCGCACGGCCACGGGAAGCGATGCCGTCGCACAGTATTTTCCGCCGGTGCGCGATCGCTACGCGAATCGCGCCACGGTGCCGGACTCGTTGTTGTTATGGTTTCATCATGTCGGCTGGACGGAGCGCCTTCGGTCGGGCCGAACATTGTGGGACGAGCTCGCGCTGCACTACCAGGCGGGCGTCGATACCGTTCGGTCCATGGGCCGGCAGTGGAACGCGCTCGACGGGCGGATAGACGATCGACGGTTCGCCGAGACGCAGCGTGACCTGTCGATTCAGGAGCGCGAGGCGCGCTGGTGGCGAGACGCGGTGCTTCAGTACTTCGGTACGTTTTCGCACTTGCCTCTGCCAACGGGTGTCGAGCCGCCTGCGCATGATTTGAAGTACTACATGGCGGTTCCGTGTCCGAAAGATCCGCGGAAGCCAAGGTGTGATGAGGTTCCTTAA
- a CDS encoding enolase C-terminal domain-like protein gives MKIIDIRATPVTVPLAAPLRHANGCHWGRFVRTVVEVETDDGLIGLGEMGGGGESAVAAIHGLRSYLLGRDPARLEEMRFLIANPTASLYNNRTQILAALEFACLDILGQKWGVPVSEILGGRLRDRVPFASYLFFRYPNGDGANEVRTVDQLVQEAIDLKREYGFSTHKLKGGVFCPEYELECYRALSGALPNDRLRFDPNGVWSTEQAIAFAHAIEDVNNDYLEDPVFGMHGMRRTREQARMPLATNTVVVGFEQLASNVLHTAVDVILLDTTFWGGIRPCVKAAAICEAFQLGVAVHSSGELGIQLATMLHLGAVIPNLTFAADAHYHHLMDDVIVGGRMCYCGGSMAVPTAPGLGVKLDRDKLGEYHELFMRLGTYPYDQDPLRPGWTPTIPNQRWADPQDDRVPAIPR, from the coding sequence ATGAAGATCATCGACATCAGGGCGACACCCGTCACCGTGCCCCTTGCCGCGCCGTTGCGCCACGCCAACGGCTGCCATTGGGGACGCTTCGTTCGCACGGTCGTCGAGGTCGAAACCGACGACGGTTTGATCGGGCTTGGCGAGATGGGTGGTGGCGGCGAAAGCGCCGTCGCGGCGATTCATGGACTTCGCTCGTACCTCCTTGGCAGAGACCCGGCGCGGCTCGAGGAGATGCGCTTTCTGATCGCGAATCCGACGGCCTCGCTCTACAACAACCGCACCCAGATTCTCGCGGCCCTCGAGTTTGCGTGTCTCGACATTCTCGGCCAGAAGTGGGGCGTTCCAGTTTCTGAAATACTCGGCGGCCGGTTGCGCGATCGCGTCCCGTTCGCGTCGTATTTGTTTTTTCGCTATCCGAACGGCGACGGCGCGAACGAAGTGCGCACCGTCGATCAGTTGGTGCAGGAAGCGATCGATCTCAAGCGCGAGTACGGTTTCTCGACGCACAAGCTCAAGGGCGGCGTGTTCTGTCCCGAGTACGAGCTGGAGTGTTATCGCGCGCTGTCCGGCGCGCTGCCGAACGATCGCCTGCGCTTCGATCCGAACGGCGTGTGGTCGACGGAGCAGGCGATCGCATTCGCGCACGCGATCGAGGATGTGAACAACGACTATCTCGAGGATCCCGTCTTCGGGATGCACGGCATGCGTCGCACGCGCGAGCAGGCGCGCATGCCGCTGGCGACGAACACGGTGGTCGTCGGCTTCGAGCAGCTCGCGTCGAACGTGCTGCACACCGCGGTCGACGTCATCCTCCTCGATACGACCTTCTGGGGCGGCATTCGGCCGTGCGTAAAGGCGGCGGCGATTTGCGAAGCGTTTCAGCTTGGCGTCGCGGTGCATTCGTCGGGTGAGCTTGGCATTCAGCTCGCGACGATGCTGCACCTCGGCGCGGTGATTCCAAATCTCACATTCGCCGCCGACGCGCACTATCACCACTTGATGGACGACGTGATCGTCGGCGGCCGCATGTGCTACTGCGGCGGCTCGATGGCTGTGCCGACGGCGCCGGGACTTGGCGTGAAGCTCGACCGCGACAAGCTCGGCGAATATCACGAGCTGTTCATGCGGCTCGGCACCTATCCGTACGATCAGGATCCGCTGCGGCCGGGCTGGACGCCGACGATTCCCAACCAGCGGTGGGCTGATCCCCAGGACGACCGGGTTCCTGCGATCCCGCGCTGA
- a CDS encoding SDR family oxidoreductase → MTSFDITSRVALVTGGYGVLGSGMARGLAAAGARVAVLGRRADAAQNEARAITDVGGQAIAVVADVLDRDQVRAACAEVVKKWGSIDILVNAAGGNVARARSDTMSVFEIPLDAFDEVLRLNLHGTVAPTMVVGEQMARQRRGSIINISSMAAIQALSGVMGYSVAKAGIDNFTRWLAVDMARRHGDGVRVNAIAPGFFISKQNRAVLVNDDGSYTPRAQDILRQTPMGRFGRPEELLGAVHWLSSDASSFVTGTVIPIDGGFSVFSGV, encoded by the coding sequence ATGACATCCTTCGACATCACCTCGCGCGTAGCGCTCGTGACCGGCGGCTACGGTGTGCTGGGCAGCGGGATGGCGCGCGGACTTGCCGCGGCGGGCGCGCGCGTCGCGGTGCTCGGACGACGTGCCGACGCCGCGCAGAACGAAGCGCGCGCAATCACCGATGTGGGCGGTCAAGCAATCGCCGTCGTCGCCGACGTGCTCGATCGCGATCAAGTGCGCGCCGCGTGCGCGGAGGTCGTGAAGAAGTGGGGCAGCATCGACATTCTTGTCAACGCAGCCGGCGGCAACGTGGCGCGCGCCCGCAGCGACACCATGAGTGTTTTTGAAATCCCGCTGGACGCGTTCGACGAAGTGCTGCGGCTGAATCTCCACGGCACCGTCGCGCCGACGATGGTCGTCGGCGAGCAGATGGCACGCCAGCGGCGGGGATCGATCATCAACATCTCGTCGATGGCGGCGATTCAAGCGTTGAGCGGCGTGATGGGCTACTCGGTAGCCAAGGCCGGGATCGACAACTTCACGCGCTGGCTCGCCGTCGACATGGCGCGCCGCCACGGCGACGGCGTCCGCGTCAACGCCATCGCGCCGGGCTTTTTCATCTCGAAGCAAAATCGCGCGGTGCTCGTGAATGACGACGGCAGCTACACGCCGCGCGCGCAGGACATTCTCCGCCAAACGCCGATGGGCCGCTTCGGCCGGCCCGAAGAGTTGCTGGGCGCCGTACATTGGCTCTCGAGTGACGCGTCGTCGTTCGTGACCGGGACGGTCATTCCGATCGACGGCGGGTTCAGCGTGTTCAGTGGTGTCTGA